ATAATTACAAGTAAATAGaaaaatattattcataattTCATATCTTTCTTCCACTATGAGCCAAAAATAGAAAATTGGATATTGACACAAAAGCTTGCCACATCTTTACTATGCCAAAGCAGCTAATATCTATTTACATGGGAAAACATCGACCAAAAGCTGCTTAGAAAAGGCCAATCAATACTGCCACTGGAAAAATTAAGTCATCAGTCAAATGCTTCACTTTGAACTCATCGTTAGATGAATAAGACAAGTAGAGAGTTAGAAGTGAAGGACTCAAAGTTAGTAACAGGCAGTTTAGTTAGGCCCCTTTACGTCACATATATTTATGGTTATAATGTACAACATATGATCCCAAACATGGAACATACGATGCCAACGTGCAACATACAATACCAAACGTGCAACTAAATAATCAATATACAGGATATACACTATCATCATACATGAAATACTTATGCTCACTGGCATGATAATTACCCCTACTGTGCAACAATACTTACTACTACATGTGAAGTCCTGCAAGTTTGAAAAGGCCATTTTGAGGTGACCATACTATGACTCATATAGGAAACACACCAAAGATGTTATTCTATCTTAAAAataactactccctctgtcccaaaataaatatcttactttcctttttggttcgTCCTAAAAAGAGTATCTCTTTCTATCAAACATTCTACATGgcaagtttaaaaccacaagattcaaattgtacaacacacacatatttaatTTAGGGctataagattcaaaagtctttgtTCATTCCTTAAAGAGATTATAAAATAAAACAACATATAATGAAGCATGAGGCGTCAAAGGCTTAAATGTAAAAATTCACATACATATATTGGTTCAATCTGTACTAAGAATTCTACTAAACAAAATGTTGACCACACTTACTTGTCTATAACACAAAGTGTAGTATTTTCTCGCTCCTTTAAATTCTCAAACACCTTCTTAACAAAGGCATCGTCATCTCCTTCACGGAATTCAACCTGCATTACACTCTTATTCAACATTCTCAAATTAGGAGAAGGCAAATACTCCAAACTCTTTTTATCCCGAACATCTAACAGCTGCGAATTCGGGTCATCACGGAGCTTCCCAAAGGCATCAACGGCTGAGATGAACTTATACTTTTGCAAGTACTCTTCAGCTAATGGGATCACAACAAGCCAAATGAATGTAACCCCAGCAACAAAAAATGGATACTTGTTGAAGAATTCATCAATAGAGACCAAGATTGCTTCTATGTTGATTTTAGTGGGAATTTCTTCAGTGGGTATTGTAGTTTCAGAGGCAAGGGAAGTAAGAGGAAAAGAAAGACTCATCCAAAGGAAAGATAGATGGAGTTTTGGAAAGATTTGTTGGAATCTTGTAGAATGATGAATTGGGACTACAGTGGAATTGTATGGGATTTTTCTGGTTTTAGGGGAGTTGAATTGTATTGAATTGCAGGTGAATTTGGGAGAGGATTTGTGGGTTTTTAGAGGTAAACAAGTTAAAATGCCTACAGAAAGAGACTCCATTAGAGAGAGAGGACTGAGAAGGGAAATGATGTTTTGGATTTGGTAAAGAAGATAGGCGATAAGATGTGGCGCCATTTATAACTAGCAAATTACTGTTTTAGACCTTTTTGTATTATCTGCACTTTATAGCGAAAGAATACTCCTACTTATCAATAAATTGAATTAAATTTGCACTTGattcacatttaaaaaaaattagaagtcATTAAAGCTAATTAGAATCCTTATGCCGAAGGTCTACCGGAAATAACCTCCAAGATAAGATAAGGTCTGTCCTCCCCAGACTGCACTTTGTGGGGATTCTactaagtatgttgttgttgttgttgttgtaaagctAATTAAAAGTTTCTCATAATTAGAGAGGGTAAAAGGAGGATAATTCTGAAGAAAAATCATGTAAGTGTTGTAATTAATTAAACTTCAAACAGGAGACATTTTAGCATGGAGAAGTTGAAAAAAGTTTTTTCGAGGATAAGTTGAATTCACATACGTGTAGTTTGGTCAACTAACAAAAGGATGTTTTCATTAAGTAGAAAATGCAACAACCAGATTATGTTATCATCAAATTCACATGTCATAATGAGATTAATTGGGGAACATTTTATTTTAGAAACAATTGAATTACAAGTTATCTACCTTCCAAAAGTAACACACACTATAACAAGTGAAGGTTACTGCGAATAAGTTTTTTCGGAAATTTGACTCCTAATCCTCTTGTTATTTTGTGCTTCAACTTTTTCATGTAAATTAGACAAGTTAGGCTATTATCAAGGAAACCTTGGATGTAGTATACGAAGTAAATGTGTTCCACAAGTTGTAAAGCCGGATAGGCAACTTTCACAAAATTACAACTTCAGCACCTGCAGTATCTATCCATGATCTTATGTGCAGAGAGGAATTTAGCGTCTGGATGTTTCTATAAACGTGCTTTGACAGTCATCATGCCCCTGATAATTTCTTCTCAAACCCTGCAACAAAATCTTCCATGCATGACCTGTATGTTTGCATCCCTGGGACTTTCTTGGCCAGGTCCAAACCCATAGACATCCACCTCTTTGCTTCATCCATATGCCCCATCCTCACAGGGACAGCTGCTCTATTCCATGCTGTCATGGCAAGCCATTTCGCTTCTTCAACCGGATATTCTCCTTCCTTCAAACCCACCATTATTCGATATGCTTGCTTGTACGTCTCCATTGTTGCATCATCATTAGTATCAACTCCATGGATGCTTCTTAGACTAACAAGTTTCCTCAGTATGAGTGCCACACTGACATAATCAGGCAAAGGCAAGGCCAGGAGGGTAGAGAGGCAGGTGCTTAATGCAAAGGTGGCCACTTCGTGGTTGGAGCGTGGTCCTTGTGAAGCGTCAATGCCAATCTGAAGTAGATGCTTTGGGTTGCAACATTTTGAGTCTGCAAAGCGCTTTATAAGGACGAGCTGTTGGCTTCCCGTGTCATCAAGCCTTGAATGTAGATCAAAAGCACACCAAGTGTACACAAACAAGAAATTAGGCTCGATGATGGCCTCTAGCTTCTCATATTCTGTTGAGCTTGACATTAACATCTGCATCAAGCATCACATGACAGTTAAAACCACGTCCTGGAGATAATAAGTATAATAGCTCCATTATGTTGCGGCTGAGAAAGCTCCAATAGATAAGAACCAAAATAACAAACAACAAAGCAATAAAATGTGAAGGGCAagcaaataaatggaaaaagaactaTCCTATGATCGAAATTGGTTACCTTTCCTGCTTTGTCTAGCAAAGAAATAGCTTCCTTCACTTCATTTTCCGATAACGTATTCGTTCTTTGCTTCTCATATGAGATTATCGCAGATACTGTCATAATCAGTGATTTACAAACCATTACAttgtttccttctttcttttcatcAATTGAAGAACCATAAAACTCTGATGCCAATCTAAAGAACTCTGCACAAATTGCATATTGGTTTTCCTGTCCTGTTTTAACCCCCGAATTCCATGCATTCACTGAAAACCAATTCCTTTCCCTTCTTCCGATCTCACCTTTCCCAAAAAATTTGTCAGCACCCATCTCACATAGCCGAGAATGAGCTCGTTTCATCTGCTTTAGGATATCAGAATCACTCTGACAATCCTGAGAGAGAATCGTGACTAAAGTCCTGAAAACTACAACCTCAGTTGTTGGCATCTGTTTCCCCCTGGAGTAGAAGTTCAAGAGAAGTGACAGAGAAGCAGCAGCAACTGGTAGACAACGGCAAGCAATAGCTTCATGAGCTGCTAGAGAAAGGAATTCAGTGGTGAAGTCCAGGCAACTTGGCATTGCCTGCACCTGAGTAATAGCACCATCGCTTTCGTTCTTTTGCAGGTAGATCTTAAACtgcaacatacatatatatctcaAATTTCACATAACCAAACAATTAGGAGCATCAAGCAAGTACACAGATTTTCAGAGAGGAGAGCAATCACACCTTCAGGAAGGCACTAGCTATATTCGGTTCAAGCTGTGAAAGAAGAAAAAGTATCAGATCAAATTGTTGAAGAGACCAAATGTGCTTAATCTATTGAACGCACCTTCTCTGCCTCGTTTATGTATTCTTGAGCACAATCAAGCTGTGAAAGGCCCATATAGCATAGACATAAAACTCTAAATCCCTTTGCTTTGAGATTTCTACTCTCTATGTCAGAAGGGACATAAAGCATAGATTTTTCAAATATATCAGCACTGGTCTGGAGATCTTTTGATCGGAAGCGTTCTGCTGCGCTGTGGAAGAATCAATAGTAGATGTTAAATGATTCATCGAAATCATTTCCATTTTATATACATTTGCAATAACATAAACAAACCAGAAAGAAGGTTTGCTCAAtgctctcttttttctttctataCGTCCATTCTCTGCTCAGCTTTAAAACAATTATGATAGGCTGCTAGTAACAGCCAGAAGCTTTCTATTTCAATAAAATAGTATGCTTCTGTCCCGACTAGTTGAGGTCCGCTATATGAATCCTTAAAAACCATTCGACTACATCTAATAGTAATGCGTAATCAAATTGAGAAAGAAACTTCTTTTCTTAATCTGCTTGAACTCATAACTTGTGAGTTCAATGACAAGGATCAGAATATGAAAGAAATATTGAGCTGGAAAGCAATATACCAATTCCAGAGAAGAGCATGCATAGCTGTTCTCTCCTTGGAAGCATCCTCTCCACTCAAGAGCGTCCGAATCCTGTCATCAGACACCAGGTCAGATACCACCTTTGCCCTCAACCTTGCCTCTTCACCACCACCAGAAGGATCCCCTATTACCTTATTCACCACCCTAATTGCTGCATCAGCACTTACATGGCACCTTCCAAGAAGTCCTAAAAACACTCGTTTCACAGCTGCTCCACCAGCAGCCCCCACAACTTGAAAGTATGACTCAACAGCTGATACCCAAACACCTTCAGGAATTCCCTTATCCACAACCATTCCTCTTAGCTCCTTCTCCGCTTCCCCGTACCTCCCCAATCCCAACCATGCTTTCATCGCCAATACACTAAGACTCGGATGCTGATCCTTCTCACCCTCTCTCAAAACCTTTACACATTTCAACACGCTCTCAAATTCATCTCTCTGCAAATGAGATGCCGCTAAAAATCTAAGCGTCTTCGATCTCAGTTCCTTCAAACCTAAAGTCTCCTCTTTCCTCTTAACAACTGTCAAACCCCTTTCACACAATTCCAGTGCCTCATTCATAAGTCTCAATGCTTCATTCACTCCAGAAACTTCGTTTTTCGACAGCATTGCTTTTCCAAACACCAAATACTGATTAGCTAAAGCTTTATAATTCTCCGCAACAGCAAACAGCACGTTTTTCGATCGACTCAATAAAGCAATCGCTAAATTTCTATCAGACACTTCCCAAGCCGTTCGTGATCGTGCAATATTGAGATCTAACAGAAGCTTTTTCTCTTCATATTCTGAAATACTAGCGACATTAACTTTCAATAACAGATCCGAAGCTTTCTCGAAGCAATAATTCGCAAGTTCAAATTTACCAAGGTCATGCCAAATAAGACCTgttgttagaaaaaaaaaaaaatatttcaacaTTGTAGGAAACGATAATTGATTATGATTTGGTATTTTAATTCATGCCTAAATAGAATTTATAGTCAGGAATAGATTTTCCAGTTTATAGTCAAAATAGGTTTCATACTACTCCCTCTGTATCAATTTATGTAATACCCTTTCATTGTTAATttatcccaaaaagaatgatgcatttctatatttagaaataatttaacttaaaactta
The nucleotide sequence above comes from Lycium barbarum isolate Lr01 chromosome 3, ASM1917538v2, whole genome shotgun sequence. Encoded proteins:
- the LOC132631631 gene encoding TPR repeat-containing protein ZIP4, with the protein product MKIDEFSSPDLRQNNDDLHNQLCSQIESSIKDIEKHVPGNGTDSFSTDLRRSISQLNSLSPFPNNSVKLHIWKLSYRLWNACVDLSNANAAHKHHEEHAKLRQISADLLFLAIDVFGIPSPAFKSASFFYKTGLIWHDLGKFELANYCFEKASDLLLKVNVASISEYEEKKLLLDLNIARSRTAWEVSDRNLAIALLSRSKNVLFAVAENYKALANQYLVFGKAMLSKNEVSGVNEALRLMNEALELCERGLTVVKRKEETLGLKELRSKTLRFLAASHLQRDEFESVLKCVKVLREGEKDQHPSLSVLAMKAWLGLGRYGEAEKELRGMVVDKGIPEGVWVSAVESYFQVVGAAGGAAVKRVFLGLLGRCHVSADAAIRVVNKVIGDPSGGGEEARLRAKVVSDLVSDDRIRTLLSGEDASKERTAMHALLWNCAAERFRSKDLQTSADIFEKSMLYVPSDIESRNLKAKGFRVLCLCYMGLSQLDCAQEYINEAEKLEPNIASAFLKFKIYLQKNESDGAITQVQAMPSCLDFTTEFLSLAAHEAIACRCLPVAAASLSLLLNFYSRGKQMPTTEVVVFRTLVTILSQDCQSDSDILKQMKRAHSRLCEMGADKFFGKGEIGRRERNWFSVNAWNSGVKTGQENQYAICAEFFRLASEFYGSSIDEKKEGNNVMVCKSLIMTVSAIISYEKQRTNTLSENEVKEAISLLDKAGKMLMSSSTEYEKLEAIIEPNFLFVYTWCAFDLHSRLDDTGSQQLVLIKRFADSKCCNPKHLLQIGIDASQGPRSNHEVATFALSTCLSTLLALPLPDYVSVALILRKLVSLRSIHGVDTNDDATMETYKQAYRIMVGLKEGEYPVEEAKWLAMTAWNRAAVPVRMGHMDEAKRWMSMGLDLAKKVPGMQTYRSCMEDFVAGFEKKLSGA
- the LOC132631629 gene encoding rhodanese-like domain-containing protein 4A, chloroplastic, with protein sequence MAPHLIAYLLYQIQNIISLLSPLSLMESLSVGILTCLPLKTHKSSPKFTCNSIQFNSPKTRKIPYNSTVVPIHHSTRFQQIFPKLHLSFLWMSLSFPLTSLASETTIPTEEIPTKINIEAILVSIDEFFNKYPFFVAGVTFIWLVVIPLAEEYLQKYKFISAVDAFGKLRDDPNSQLLDVRDKKSLEYLPSPNLRMLNKSVMQVEFREGDDDAFVKKVFENLKERENTTLCVIDNFDGNSIKVAELLVKNGLKEAYAIRGGIRGKKGWQEIQETLLPPSVHIYPKKKVKGLQQQDSNNGVIQANEINSQSPSAIGVTQVEQISNGSVKKSADSTSVTKCGPRSSSPYPNYPDLKPPSSPTPSKPQS